A window of Cryptomeria japonica chromosome 3, Sugi_1.0, whole genome shotgun sequence contains these coding sequences:
- the LOC131053415 gene encoding GDSL esterase/lipase At5g33370-like has product MAVLVGSLLGLLVMLSGCFLDVKAAPAYFVFGDSLVDSGNNNYIATTARANSYPYGIDYPTGRPTGRFSNGLNIADFISMKLGAESVLPYLSPALNGDAFLRGANFASAGVGILNDTGVQFANIIRMPRQLQNFVQYKNRVAQILGVNETERLVAQGLISITLGGNDYVNNYYLTPVSLRSIQYRLPDYTRLIVSEYEKILRQLYNLGGRRVLVTSTGPLGCAPGVKATRSRNGECAAEIQRAASLFNSQVRSVVNRLNTEASAQVFTFADKYSMNMGLFNNPAAYGFVDTTNACCGQGRYNGVGLCTAASNLCRNRDSYLFWDNYHPSEKANRIIVDEFFEGSSSVMSPLNLRQMMKLDN; this is encoded by the exons ATGGCAGTGCTTGTTGGGTCATTACTTGGATTGCTTGTCATGTTATCAGGTTGCTTTTTGGATGTAAAAGCAGCGCCTGCATACTTCGTGTTTGGAGATTCACTGGTGGACAGTGGCAACAACAATTACATAGCCACTACTGCAAGAGCCAACAGCTATCCTTATGGAATAGATTATCCCACTGGAAGACCCACCGGCCGATTCTCAAATGGACTCAATATAGCGGATTTTATAA GCATGAAGCTGGGAGCAGAATCTGTTCTACCGTACTTGAGTCCTGCGCTTAATGGGGACGCATTCCTCAGGGGTGCTAATTTTGCTTCTGCAGGCGTTGGGATCCTAAACGACACGGGAGTGCAATTC GCTAATATTATCAGAATGCCACGACAGTTGCAGAATTTTGTTCAATATAAAAACAGGGTGGCGCAGATCCTTGGAGTTAATGAAACTGAGAGACTTGTTGCACAGGGTCTTATATCGATTACTCTTGGAGGAAATGATTACGTCAATAACTACTACCTCACTCCTGTCTCACTCAGATCCATTCAGTATAGGTTACCAGATTACACTCGGTTGATAGTCTCAGAATATGAGAAAATTCTCAGG CAATTGTACAACTTGGGAGGCAGAAGGGTGCTGGTAACATCAACAGGGCCATTGGGGTGTGCTCCTGGAGTGAAGGCCACCAGATCTCGCAATGGTGAATGCGCTGCAGAAATTCAGCGGGCTGCTTCGCTTTTTAATTCACAGGTTAGATCTGTTGTAAATCGACTCAACACTGAGGCTTCTGCTCAGGTTTTCACCTTCGCAGATAAATACTCTATGAATATGGGCTTGTTCAACAATCCTGCAGCATACG GATTTGTGGATACAACTAATGCATGTTGCGGACAAGGAAGATACAATGGAGTCGGCCTCTGCACTGCGGCTTCAAATCTGTGTAGAAACAGAGATTCATATTTGTTCTGGGACAATTACCACCCCTCTGAGAAGGCCAACAGAATTATTGTCGACGAGTTTTTTGAGGGCTCTTCTTCCGTAATGAGCCCTCTTAACCTTAGACAGATGATGAAACTGGATAACTGA